The Lysobacterales bacterium genome has a segment encoding these proteins:
- a CDS encoding abortive infection family protein: MSDLSGSERRKLEKLLGMGGGYVLNFSDRTFGDFFDEYRVEIDAERYRARGTSKANRMRTHWELDANHVVGRVIGGLIDYAADESCFGDSNPVLIEDCRKIAQRLLSDQPVAELDALAATADERDFEVVAEHVREAIEKNQPEGALDRLHTFVIKFVRIACEPHGIEVNRDKPLHSVFGEYVRALRDGGYLESAMTERILKSSISVLEAFNDVRNNKSLAHDNPILNYEESLLIFNHVAASIRFIKSLEAKIKAKAAATRAVSVWDDSIPF; the protein is encoded by the coding sequence ATGTCAGACCTCAGCGGAAGTGAACGTCGGAAGTTGGAAAAGCTGCTTGGCATGGGCGGCGGGTACGTCCTCAACTTCTCCGACCGCACCTTCGGCGATTTCTTTGACGAGTATCGGGTGGAGATTGACGCCGAGCGCTACCGTGCCCGGGGAACATCCAAAGCCAATCGCATGCGCACACATTGGGAGCTGGACGCAAACCATGTTGTCGGTCGCGTCATCGGTGGCCTAATCGACTACGCCGCCGACGAGAGCTGCTTCGGCGATAGCAATCCGGTGTTGATCGAGGACTGCCGGAAGATCGCACAACGCTTGCTCAGCGACCAGCCCGTAGCCGAGTTGGACGCGCTGGCAGCGACCGCCGACGAGCGCGACTTCGAGGTGGTGGCAGAGCATGTCCGCGAAGCCATCGAGAAGAACCAGCCGGAAGGTGCGCTGGATCGGCTGCATACCTTCGTCATCAAGTTCGTGCGCATCGCCTGTGAGCCTCATGGCATCGAGGTCAACCGCGACAAGCCGCTGCACAGCGTGTTCGGCGAGTACGTGCGCGCCCTGCGCGACGGTGGTTACCTCGAATCGGCCATGACCGAGCGCATTTTGAAATCTTCAATTTCAGTGCTAGAGGCGTTCAATGATGTGCGCAACAACAAAAGCCTCGCGCATGACAATCCGATCCTCAATTACGAGGAAAGCCTGTTGATCTTTAATCATGTCGCAGCCTCGATCCGGTTTATCAAATCGCTGGAGGCCAAGATCAAGGCCAAGGCGGCGGCTACAAGAGCAGTCAGTGTGTGGGATGACAGCATTCCGTTCTGA